From a single Stomoxys calcitrans chromosome 4, idStoCalc2.1, whole genome shotgun sequence genomic region:
- the LOC106085766 gene encoding glucose dehydrogenase [FAD, quinone], translating to MLGKLFGRLGLSFALLLTLTQSFVSTAPPSRQQSDLVDILIDQLFQNLTAARDELTDPELWPSDYADEIVGGQRPPKIHDYIVVGAGSAGSVVASRLSENPDVSVLVLEAGGDPPSLSEVYMLSALLQNTDYSWNDYAEPNPTSCQAMKEGRCYWPRGKMISGTGGINGNVFLIGRPDDYDEWHSQGNSNWSWQDVYQYFVKATQDESTPDNPKGSLVLNSFQRMENFHVLKDLMAKATMEVELNQTIKSLGYMQDIMATVERGKRMSTGKTYLGKVAKQRKRNLHIMKNAVVRKILFSGNRKAMGVEVLLNNSKILKLQARQEVILSAGTFNSPQILMHSGIGPCDNLKALNINCLKNLPVGQNLQDHGMMSLSLKFNKNIPEMPESDSLTNTFEYLAFQKGPLASHKNLVGFINSLAAKNINRTDLMLVSGISQPQRGSNMFEFLQFRDDLVDKFLQATENHTTLEIQGLLVKPKSRGYLQLKAKEFGKGPIIHNNYASVEEDRQTLLRYVRFVQALQNTEMFRYYGLELIRLPLEDCNAMIYDSDDYWFCYIKYFYVSAWHGVGTCHMGPAEDPSAVVDSHLRVHGFKGLRVIDASIMPNITSANTNGPTIMIAEKGAQMIKDEWGNSI from the exons GTTTAAGCTTTGCTTTGTTATTGACCTTAACGCAAAGCTTTGTATCAACAGCCCCTCCATCAAGGCAACAATCGGATTTGGTGGATATTCTTATAGATCAACTATTCCAAAATTTAACCGCAGCCAGAGATGAGCTAACTGACCCTGAATTATGGCCTTCGGATTATGCTGATGAAATTGTGGGGGGTCAAAGGCCACCTAAAATACACGATTACATAGTGGTGGGAGCAGGAAGTGCAGGTTCGGTGGTGGCCAGTCGACTAAGTGAAAATCCGGATGTTAGTGTGTTGGTATTGGAGGCTGGAGGCGATCCACCTTCTTTGTCGGAG GTCTACATGCTGTCAGCTTTGCTGCAAAACACTGACTATTCCTGGAATGATTATGCCGAACCTAATCCCACCAGCTGCCAGGCCATGAAGGAGGGGCGTTGTTATTGGCCGCGTGGCAAAATGATTAGTGGCACTGGTGGCATCAATGGCAATGTTTTTCTCATAGGCCGGCCTGATGACTATGATGAATGGCATAGTCAGGGTAACAGCAATTGGTCTTGGCAGGATGtctatcaatattttgttaaagccACTCAGGACGAGAGTACTCCAGATAATCCCAAAGGCTCTTTGGTTTTAAACTCTTTCCAAAGAATGGAAAATTTCCATGTATTGAAGGATCTCATGGCCAAAGCCACCATGGAGGTGGAactaaatcagaccataaaaagTTTGGGCTACATGCAAGACATAATGGCCACGGTGGAGCGTGGCAAACGCATGAGCACCGGCAAAACCTATTTGGGTAAGGTGGCCAAGCAACGCAAACGCAATTTGCATATCATGAAAAATGCTGTGGTGCGAAAAATTCTCTTCAGCGGCAATCGCAAGGCCATGGGTGTGGAGGTATTGCTGAACaatagcaaaattttgaaattacaGGCACGCCAAGAAGTAATTTTAAGTGCTGGCACCTTTAATAGCCCCCAAATTCTCATGCATTCAGGCATAGGGCCTTGTGACAACCTAAAGGCCTTGAATATAAACTGCCTGAAAAATTTGCCAGTGGGTCAAAATCTGCAAGATCATGGCATGATGTCTttgagtttaaaatttaataaaaatatacccGAAATGCCTGAGAGTGATTCCCTTACCAATACCTTTGAATATCTGGCCTTTCAAAAAGGCCCTCTGGCCTCCCACAAAAACCTGGTGGGTTTTATTAACTCTTTGGCtgcgaaaaatataaatcgCACTGATCTCATGCTGGTCTCGGGTATAAGCCAGCCCCAGAGAGGCTCTAATATGTTTGAATTTCTACAATTTCGTGATGATTTGGTGGACAAGTTTTTACAGGCTACAGAAAATCACACCACTTTGGAGATACAGGGTCTACTCGTCAAGCCCAAATCCCGGGGATATTTGCAACTAAAAGCCAAGGAATTTGGCAAAGGTCCCATTATACATAACAACTATGCCTCGGTTGAGGAGGATCGCCAGACTCTGCTGAGATATGTGCGTTTTGTGCAGGCCCTACAAAATACCGAAATGTTCCGCTACTATGGTTTGGAGTTGATACGTCTACCTCTGGAGGATTGCAATGCCATGATCTATGATTCCGATGATTATTGGTTttgttatataaaatatttctatGTAAGTGCCTGGCATGGTGTGGGCACTTGCCATATGGGCCCTGCTGAGGATCCCTCTGCTGTGGTGGACTCCCATTTGAGGGTTCATGGTTTTAAGGGCCTGAGAGTTATCGATGCCAGTATTATGCCAAATATAACAAGTGCCAATACCAATGGCCCCACCATTATGATTGCCGAAAAAGGAGCCCAAATGATTAAGGACGAGTGGGGCAATAGCATTTGA